From the genome of Pseudarthrobacter sp. NIBRBAC000502772:
TGGCACTGTACTACTCGCGGTTTATGTGCAGGGCGCCGACGCTAGAGCAGCGCAAGGACTCGAACCCGTAAATGTGCTGGTGGTCAAAGAATCCGTACCCGCCGGCACCAAAGCAGAAGACCTCAACAAATTCGTCCAGTTGGAAGCAATTCCGCAGGCTGCAGTTCCCGAAGGAGCGCTTGAGCGTCTCAACGATCAGACAGGCAAAGTTACCTCCGTCGCGCTGGAACCTGGAGAACAGCTCCTCGCTTCTCGGTTGGTCGATCCCCGAGAGCTTGTGCCAGGGACCGTTCCCGTTCCGGATGGATTGGAGGAGGTTACATTCCTACTTTCCCCTGAGCGCATCCTCGGCGGCCGAATTGAGGCTGGCGACACGGTCACTGTCTACACATCCTTCAAATCTGAGGACAGCATGCCGGCCGACGCCACTGTTCCAGCCGAGGTCAAGGGCTGGAAGCAGTCCACGGGACTTCTATTCCATGATGTCTTGGTGACCGCGGTGCAGAAGGCGGCACCCGATACCAAGAAGTCGGGGAGCAACGACGGCTCCGGGACCACAGAGAACGGCATCCAGATGCCAAACGGGTCCGCATTCATCACGGTCGCCAGGAGCGACGCTGATGCAGCCAAGATGGTATTTGGCGCTGAGTTCGGCACTATTTGGCTGGCCAAGCAGACAAACACAAGCGTGAAGGGTGACCCTCCGGTAACAACCTTTGGTGGGCTGTACTAATGAGCCGCTTTGTTGCCATCACAGCGGTTCGGGATTTTGAGGGCCGCGTTCGGCAGGCTATAACCGGCGCCCTGCACGGCGAACTGCAGACACTTACTCCGGACGTTCTGCGTGGTGGTCCAGATGACGTCTTCAAGCAGCTCAACGGAGCACCACCGGAAGTCCTGATTCTAGGCCCCGGCGTAGCACCAGACGACGCGCTGAA
Proteins encoded in this window:
- a CDS encoding Flp pilus assembly protein CpaB, with product MKSRLLGGIAALVLAIIGTVLLAVYVQGADARAAQGLEPVNVLVVKESVPAGTKAEDLNKFVQLEAIPQAAVPEGALERLNDQTGKVTSVALEPGEQLLASRLVDPRELVPGTVPVPDGLEEVTFLLSPERILGGRIEAGDTVTVYTSFKSEDSMPADATVPAEVKGWKQSTGLLFHDVLVTAVQKAAPDTKKSGSNDGSGTTENGIQMPNGSAFITVARSDADAAKMVFGAEFGTIWLAKQTNTSVKGDPPVTTFGGLY